In one Chryseobacterium camelliae genomic region, the following are encoded:
- a CDS encoding T9SS type A sorting domain-containing protein yields the protein MKRNYFFAKLFAGILTFTLANFFNAQTYCNPTYPSGCSNWRITQVTIPSASFDNTFASGTCTTARDRTSVTVNLSTGTSYTINITTMGWISAGMAIDFNKDGDFNDAGETLFLPGYIANDTQMYTGNFTIPTSVTAGSYRMRIWNRLANSGPGTPADSACGTYAYGTWTDYTAAISTLSTSEVSKVSAKVYPNPVSDLLNIESKNTIESIEIYDINGKLIKTISQKSSSASVRLSDLAPGTYFAKVNDHKTNQTIKFIKK from the coding sequence ATGAAAAGAAACTACTTTTTTGCAAAATTATTTGCTGGAATTCTCACATTTACATTAGCCAACTTTTTTAACGCCCAAACGTACTGTAACCCAACCTATCCAAGCGGCTGCTCAAACTGGAGAATTACCCAAGTAACAATTCCTTCCGCAAGTTTTGATAATACGTTTGCATCAGGAACCTGTACAACAGCCAGAGACCGTACTTCGGTCACAGTAAACCTGAGCACGGGGACTTCTTACACCATTAATATAACTACTATGGGATGGATTTCTGCCGGAATGGCAATAGATTTCAATAAAGACGGAGATTTTAATGATGCAGGTGAAACATTATTTTTACCGGGCTATATTGCCAATGATACCCAAATGTATACCGGGAATTTTACAATTCCTACTTCAGTAACAGCAGGAAGCTACAGAATGAGAATATGGAACCGCTTAGCGAATTCAGGTCCTGGAACACCTGCAGATTCTGCATGCGGAACATATGCTTATGGAACCTGGACAGACTATACTGCCGCTATCTCTACATTATCAACATCTGAAGTATCAAAAGTATCTGCAAAAGTTTATCCTAATCCTGTTTCTGACCTATTAAATATAGAAAGCAAAAACACCATTGAATCTATTGAAATTTACGATATCAATGGCAAATTAATTAAAACAATTTCGCAAAAAAGCAGTTCTGCTTCAGTGAGATTGTCTGATCTGGCTCCCGGAACTTATTTTGCAAAAGTGAACGATCATAAAACGAATCAAACTATTAAGTTTATTAAAAAATAG
- the uvrC gene encoding excinuclease ABC subunit UvrC: MNPSLELQLKTLPSEPGVYRYYDKNEQLLYVGKAKNLKKRVLSYFNKNLSGYRIKIMVGKIQRLETTIVNSEYDALLLENNLIKEYQPFYNVMLKDDKTYPWICIKNEDFPRIFLTRTVIKDGSEYYGPYAKVRPAKILLDTIKHIYKLRTCNLNLAPNKIDEGKYKVCLEYHIKNCEGPCEGLESKEDYDEKIDAIRGIIKGDFRKAKEYLINQMMKHAENLQFEQAQLIKERLDILEDYQAKNTVVNPNIDDVDVFGMTSDETAAYVNFFKIRNGNIIQSFTTEIKKILEESDEDIMEEALIEIRQKFGSDSKEVLLPFHLSVEIPNVKLIVPKVGDKKRIVELSEKNAKEYRLEKLKQVQIVDPERHTNRIMAEMQKLLRMPVEPRYIEGFDNSNIQGTNPVSACVVFKDGKPSKADYRIFHPKTVEGPNDFATMEEVIYRRYKRMLDEGENLPQLILIDGGKGQLSSAVKSLRLLGLYGKITIVGIAKRLEEIFFPEDPIPLYLDKKSETLKILQRVRDEAHRFGVKHHRTRRKNSTIKSELEEIPGVGEKTIELLLSKLKSVKRIKEANLETLEEILGKSKAKAIHDFFNK; encoded by the coding sequence ATGAATCCTTCTTTAGAATTACAGCTTAAAACTTTACCTTCCGAACCCGGCGTTTATCGTTATTATGATAAAAACGAACAACTTTTGTATGTAGGAAAAGCTAAAAATTTAAAGAAAAGGGTACTTTCTTATTTCAACAAAAATCTTTCAGGATACCGAATCAAAATCATGGTCGGGAAAATCCAACGATTAGAAACTACTATTGTAAACAGCGAATACGATGCTCTTTTATTGGAAAACAATCTTATTAAGGAGTATCAGCCGTTTTACAATGTCATGTTGAAAGATGACAAAACCTATCCATGGATTTGCATTAAAAACGAAGATTTTCCAAGAATTTTTCTGACCAGAACAGTGATCAAAGACGGATCAGAATATTACGGACCTTATGCAAAAGTACGTCCTGCAAAAATTTTATTGGATACCATTAAGCATATTTACAAGCTCAGAACGTGTAACCTTAATCTTGCTCCGAATAAAATCGATGAAGGAAAATATAAAGTCTGTCTGGAATATCACATCAAAAACTGTGAAGGACCATGTGAAGGGCTTGAAAGCAAGGAAGATTATGACGAGAAAATTGATGCCATCCGAGGAATCATTAAAGGAGATTTCCGAAAGGCAAAAGAGTATCTGATCAATCAGATGATGAAACATGCAGAAAACCTTCAGTTTGAACAGGCTCAGCTCATTAAAGAAAGACTTGATATTCTTGAAGATTATCAGGCGAAAAATACAGTTGTTAATCCAAATATAGATGATGTGGATGTGTTTGGAATGACCAGTGATGAAACAGCAGCATATGTGAATTTCTTTAAGATCAGAAACGGAAATATTATTCAGAGCTTTACTACTGAGATTAAAAAAATCCTTGAAGAATCTGATGAAGATATTATGGAAGAGGCTTTAATTGAGATCAGACAGAAATTTGGTTCAGATTCAAAAGAAGTTCTTCTCCCTTTTCATCTATCCGTGGAAATTCCGAATGTAAAATTGATTGTTCCGAAAGTCGGTGATAAGAAACGTATCGTGGAACTCTCTGAAAAAAATGCAAAAGAGTATCGTTTAGAAAAATTAAAACAGGTTCAGATCGTCGATCCGGAAAGGCACACCAACAGAATCATGGCAGAAATGCAGAAATTGCTGAGAATGCCCGTTGAACCGCGATATATTGAAGGTTTCGATAACTCAAATATTCAGGGTACAAATCCTGTTTCGGCATGTGTTGTATTTAAAGACGGAAAGCCTAGTAAAGCAGATTACCGAATTTTTCACCCGAAAACCGTGGAAGGTCCGAATGATTTTGCCACGATGGAGGAAGTAATTTACCGTCGCTACAAAAGAATGCTGGATGAAGGAGAAAATCTGCCTCAATTGATTTTGATTGACGGAGGAAAAGGACAGCTCTCTTCAGCTGTAAAAAGCTTACGTTTACTGGGATTATACGGAAAAATTACTATTGTCGGAATCGCAAAAAGGCTGGAAGAAATTTTCTTTCCGGAAGATCCTATTCCTTTATATCTTGATAAAAAATCGGAAACACTAAAAATTCTACAAAGAGTAAGGGATGAAGCGCACCGTTTTGGAGTAAAACATCACAGAACCAGGAGAAAAAATTCTACCATAAAATCTGAGCTGGAGGAAATTCCAGGCGTTGGGGAGAAAACAATTGAACTGCTTTTATCGAAATTAAAATCCGTAAAAAGAATAAAAGAAGCCAATTTAGAAACCTTGGAAGAGATTTTAGGAAAAAGTAAGGCTAAGGCAATCCATGATTTTTTTAATAAATAA
- the hutH gene encoding histidine ammonia-lyase, with the protein MIYGVDTFSFHDVLEICKAPNKAKLNKAAKEQILKSQKNVQKIVDSDRCVYGINTGFGPLCDTKISADETAQLQYNLIISHAVGVGKPIDKELSKIMMIAKVHALSKGFSGVSLEVIERFILMLEKDIIPVVPEQGSVGASGDLAPLSHLVLPLLGLGQVWVGNEIFETAEVLEKNGLEPLTLGPKEGLGLINGTQFILAHAIKGLEKFEYLLDLADMTAAMSLEAYRGSQSPFKKELHEIRPFEGSKKVAARMLKFLKGSENMKAHEDCERVQDPYSMRCVPQVHGASRNAFEHLKMMAETELNSVTDNPIVLSAEESISGGNFHGQLMALPLDYATLAAAELGNISDRRSYLLLEGKYGLPRLLTESSGLNSGFMIPQYTSAALVTENKTLCFPASADSIPTSLGQEDHVSMGSISGRKFNQVLGNLVNILAVELMFAAQGLEFRRPSKCSKIIEENYAILRSKVAKLEDDRLIGQDMLAIAELINERKFIVN; encoded by the coding sequence ATGATATACGGTGTAGATACTTTCAGTTTCCATGATGTTTTGGAAATCTGTAAAGCTCCAAATAAGGCTAAGCTGAACAAAGCTGCGAAAGAACAAATCTTAAAATCTCAGAAGAATGTTCAGAAAATTGTAGACTCAGATCGTTGTGTTTATGGGATTAACACAGGTTTCGGACCTCTTTGCGATACAAAAATCTCTGCTGACGAAACAGCACAATTACAATATAATCTGATTATCTCTCACGCAGTAGGTGTAGGGAAACCGATTGATAAAGAACTTTCAAAAATTATGATGATTGCTAAAGTTCATGCATTGTCAAAAGGATTTTCGGGAGTTTCTTTGGAAGTAATTGAGAGATTTATCTTAATGCTTGAAAAAGACATTATTCCTGTTGTTCCGGAGCAAGGTTCTGTAGGAGCTTCAGGAGATTTAGCACCATTATCCCACCTTGTTTTACCACTTTTAGGACTTGGGCAAGTTTGGGTTGGAAATGAAATTTTTGAAACGGCTGAAGTTTTGGAGAAAAACGGTCTTGAACCATTGACTTTAGGACCAAAAGAAGGATTAGGGTTAATTAACGGAACCCAGTTTATCCTGGCTCATGCCATCAAAGGATTAGAAAAGTTTGAATACTTATTGGATTTGGCAGATATGACGGCAGCAATGAGCCTTGAAGCATACAGAGGTTCTCAAAGCCCGTTTAAAAAAGAGCTTCACGAAATCAGACCCTTTGAAGGAAGTAAAAAAGTGGCGGCAAGAATGCTGAAATTTTTAAAAGGTTCTGAAAATATGAAAGCGCACGAAGATTGTGAGAGAGTTCAGGATCCTTATTCAATGAGATGTGTTCCTCAGGTTCACGGAGCAAGCAGAAATGCTTTTGAACATTTGAAAATGATGGCTGAAACAGAATTGAATTCTGTAACGGACAATCCAATCGTTTTAAGTGCTGAAGAATCAATCTCAGGAGGAAATTTCCATGGACAATTGATGGCTTTACCATTAGATTATGCAACACTGGCTGCTGCTGAACTAGGAAATATTTCAGACAGAAGAAGCTATTTATTACTGGAAGGAAAATATGGTTTACCAAGACTATTAACGGAAAGCTCCGGATTAAATTCAGGATTTATGATTCCTCAATATACTTCTGCGGCATTGGTTACAGAAAACAAAACATTATGTTTCCCGGCTTCTGCAGATTCAATTCCTACAAGTTTGGGACAGGAAGATCACGTTTCAATGGGAAGTATCTCCGGAAGAAAATTCAATCAGGTTTTGGGGAACTTAGTTAATATTTTAGCTGTAGAATTAATGTTTGCAGCACAGGGATTAGAATTCAGAAGACCTTCAAAATGTTCAAAAATCATTGAAGAAAACTATGCAATTCTTCGTTCAAAAGTTGCTAAGCTTGAAGATGACCGCTTGATTGGACAAGATATGCTGGCAATTGCAGAATTGATTAATGAAAGAAAATTTATTGTCAACTAA
- a CDS encoding GNAT family N-acetyltransferase, with the protein MTIKRTDSSNSDFQHLVQFLDQDLAIRDGDEHSFYHQFNSIDLLKNCVLFYVNEKPVACGAFKKFDEETVEIKRMFVQPEYRGNGYASKILNELELWAKSEGYKFGVLETGLKQPEAIALYKKNGYHLIPNYGQYIGVENSVCYKKEL; encoded by the coding sequence ATGACCATAAAAAGAACAGATTCTTCCAATTCAGATTTTCAGCATTTAGTACAGTTTTTAGATCAGGATTTAGCCATTCGTGATGGTGATGAACATTCGTTTTATCATCAGTTTAATTCTATTGATCTGTTGAAAAACTGTGTTCTTTTCTATGTAAATGAAAAACCTGTTGCTTGCGGAGCATTTAAAAAATTTGATGAAGAAACTGTGGAAATCAAAAGAATGTTTGTACAACCGGAATACAGAGGAAATGGGTATGCTTCGAAAATACTCAACGAATTAGAACTTTGGGCAAAAAGTGAAGGATACAAATTTGGTGTTTTAGAAACCGGACTGAAACAGCCGGAAGCTATTGCTTTATATAAGAAAAACGGATATCATCTCATCCCTAATTATGGACAATATATCGGTGTAGAGAATAGCGTTTGTTATAAAAAGGAACTGTAA
- a CDS encoding S8 family peptidase, whose protein sequence is MKKNAFYLLILFFVFTACSREDVQNNPGNIEVAQKDPLTAKQINEKINETIKMKGRFSWKESSDYFVWSAVFQGNKIASIGFGSSFDRSLTPDNQAIEEEILKVIEQYEGKTERTLLSSDQYLNQIDVAIEKQETVIALRKMKNIRYLEPADYRYFENEQKFGATAKSSGSSSGCGFESTTLNASDYTTVSPNAKAPWSFTKHNIINAWSYSSGAGITIGVIDSGVSPEQTLLGSSFNTGLSSGRTISKKGVYVDSVWPWSTGYDGSADKCGHGTSMAAAMASPRNNLGQPVGVAYNANLVTYRAASNVVLDGYHEQNGVKIAFTELGNNTSVKIISMSMGHIFSVGKIEDGVKYAYSKGKLIFCAGGTSTSFTNFVGVIFPAWMSETQAITGVKENTSNQKCDVCHSGAEIDFTYQMERSSGNSIPVLSYYNGQTDYVGGSSVATASTAGIAALVWAKNPSWTRDQVLNKMRQSATYYPTPNSSYGYGNINVLQAVQ, encoded by the coding sequence ATGAAGAAAAATGCCTTTTACCTGCTCATTTTGTTTTTTGTTTTCACTGCGTGTAGCAGAGAAGATGTTCAAAACAATCCCGGAAACATTGAGGTTGCTCAGAAAGATCCTTTGACAGCAAAACAAATCAATGAAAAAATTAATGAAACCATTAAAATGAAAGGAAGATTTTCCTGGAAGGAGTCTTCTGATTATTTTGTGTGGAGTGCAGTCTTCCAGGGGAATAAAATTGCATCCATCGGATTCGGTTCTTCTTTCGACAGAAGCTTAACTCCGGATAACCAAGCTATCGAAGAAGAAATTTTAAAAGTAATCGAACAGTACGAAGGAAAGACTGAAAGAACACTGTTGTCTTCAGATCAATATTTAAATCAAATCGACGTTGCCATAGAAAAGCAGGAAACGGTGATTGCACTCAGAAAAATGAAAAATATCCGTTATCTGGAGCCTGCGGATTACCGTTATTTTGAAAATGAACAAAAATTTGGAGCTACGGCAAAATCGAGTGGCAGTTCATCAGGATGCGGATTTGAATCTACAACTTTAAACGCTTCAGATTATACAACAGTAAGCCCCAATGCAAAAGCGCCCTGGTCTTTCACCAAACATAATATCATCAATGCCTGGAGTTACAGCTCAGGAGCCGGAATTACCATAGGAGTGATCGACAGTGGTGTTTCTCCTGAACAAACATTGTTGGGAAGCAGTTTTAATACCGGACTTTCGTCGGGAAGAACCATCAGCAAAAAAGGAGTATATGTAGATTCAGTTTGGCCGTGGAGTACAGGTTATGACGGTTCTGCAGATAAATGCGGCCACGGAACAAGTATGGCTGCTGCAATGGCATCTCCGAGAAATAACCTGGGACAGCCGGTTGGTGTTGCTTATAACGCGAATCTGGTAACATACAGAGCGGCTTCAAATGTGGTGTTGGACGGATATCACGAACAAAACGGAGTAAAGATTGCTTTTACAGAATTAGGAAATAATACGAGTGTTAAAATCATTTCAATGTCGATGGGGCACATTTTCTCTGTCGGAAAAATTGAAGATGGAGTAAAATATGCATATTCAAAAGGAAAGTTGATTTTCTGTGCGGGAGGAACTTCCACAAGCTTCACCAATTTCGTTGGAGTTATTTTTCCGGCATGGATGTCTGAAACACAAGCTATCACCGGAGTAAAAGAAAACACCTCCAACCAAAAATGTGATGTGTGTCATTCAGGAGCAGAAATTGATTTTACGTATCAGATGGAAAGATCTTCAGGAAACAGTATTCCGGTATTGAGCTATTACAACGGGCAAACCGATTATGTAGGCGGTTCTTCTGTAGCCACGGCTTCCACTGCAGGAATTGCAGCTTTAGTCTGGGCTAAAAACCCATCCTGGACGAGAGATCAGGTTCTGAACAAAATGAGACAGTCGGCAACCTATTATCCAACTCCGAACTCATCTTACGGATATGGAAATATTAATGTTTTACAGGCTGTTCAATAA
- the ygiD gene encoding 4,5-DOPA dioxygenase extradiol, protein MNLNDLQNISENFGNTQKMPVLFLGHGSPMNAIEENQFVQGFRKAATEIPKPNAILCISAHWFTHGTKVTAMDMPRTIHDFGGFPQALFDVQYPAPGNPELARETAELLAPVIVEEDHNWGLDHGAWSVIKHMYPNADIPVIQMSIDYTKPTQYHFDLAKRLNKLREKGILIIGSGNIVHNLRLIDWRNINTVGAGWDWAIEAREKTNNWLLDGNFQNIIDYQKQGTSLQYAIPTPDHYLPLIYTLGLKDQSENLTLFNDELIGGSLSMTSVKIG, encoded by the coding sequence ATGAACCTGAACGATTTACAAAATATTAGCGAAAACTTCGGTAATACCCAGAAAATGCCTGTTCTTTTTCTTGGGCATGGCTCACCGATGAACGCTATTGAGGAAAATCAGTTTGTACAAGGTTTCAGAAAAGCAGCGACTGAAATTCCGAAACCGAATGCCATTTTATGCATTTCTGCACACTGGTTTACACACGGAACAAAGGTGACTGCGATGGATATGCCAAGAACGATTCATGATTTTGGCGGTTTTCCGCAGGCTCTGTTTGATGTTCAGTATCCTGCTCCCGGTAATCCTGAATTGGCGAGAGAAACAGCAGAATTATTGGCACCTGTTATCGTAGAAGAAGATCACAACTGGGGATTGGATCACGGAGCCTGGTCGGTTATCAAGCACATGTATCCCAATGCAGACATTCCAGTGATCCAGATGAGTATTGATTATACAAAACCTACTCAATATCATTTTGATTTGGCAAAAAGATTAAATAAGCTTCGTGAAAAAGGAATTCTGATCATCGGAAGCGGAAATATTGTTCATAACCTAAGATTGATCGACTGGAGAAATATCAATACGGTCGGAGCAGGTTGGGATTGGGCGATTGAAGCCCGTGAAAAAACCAACAACTGGCTTTTGGACGGCAATTTCCAAAATATAATTGATTATCAAAAGCAAGGAACCTCATTACAATATGCGATTCCTACTCCTGATCATTATTTACCTTTGATTTATACATTAGGATTAAAAGATCAATCGGAAAATTTAACTTTATTCAATGATGAACTGATTGGCGGATCTCTAAGCATGACAAGTGTGAAAATCGGATAA
- a CDS encoding YceI family protein: protein MATKWNLDPAHSEITFKVKHMMISNIKGNFTNFNAEIEADDDTFANAKTTATIQTASISTHNTDRDNHLKSAEFFNAEANPTITFDSQALNGNVTGNLTINGITKPVSLEVDFNGINVDPWGNTKAGFSFEGKINRKDFGLNWNAALEAGGVMVSEEVKLAGELQFVKQA from the coding sequence ATGGCAACAAAATGGAACCTAGACCCAGCGCATAGTGAAATTACTTTCAAAGTAAAACACATGATGATTTCTAATATTAAAGGAAACTTCACCAACTTTAACGCAGAAATCGAAGCTGATGACGATACTTTCGCTAATGCTAAAACAACTGCAACGATTCAGACGGCTTCTATTTCAACGCATAATACAGACAGAGATAATCATTTAAAGTCTGCAGAATTTTTTAATGCTGAAGCAAATCCTACCATCACTTTCGATTCTCAGGCATTGAACGGAAATGTTACAGGAAATCTTACCATCAACGGAATTACAAAACCTGTAAGTCTTGAAGTAGATTTCAACGGAATCAATGTAGATCCATGGGGAAATACAAAAGCAGGATTCTCTTTTGAAGGAAAAATCAACAGAAAAGATTTCGGACTGAACTGGAATGCAGCTCTTGAAGCAGGAGGGGTAATGGTAAGTGAAGAAGTAAAATTAGCTGGTGAATTACAGTTTGTAAAACAAGCATAA
- a CDS encoding S9 family peptidase — translation MKLHKFSLLMLVLGSSAFAQTQKFTMAEAVNGLRSNLAVKNISQFSWSNDGKSYIQAVKGGYLITDIKTNKQDTLVSLSQLNKSFAGNKLKAVPQIKFISNSNGYFNSNDQMVWLEKSGNDWKVKNSVAVDKEASNLKIFGENETFAFTVKNNLFVNKNGKTIAVTNDSNENILNGASNVHRNEFGIDTGIFPAPNSESVAFYRMDQTMVADYPIIDWSVTPAVNHNIKYPMAGQTSHQVTLGVYNIKTQSTTFLNIEGEKDQYLTAVTWSPDSKYIFVGVLNRGQNHMKMNQYDAATGNLVKTLFEETSDKYVEPQHPLTFFPDSNTDFIWQSQRTGYNHLFHYSLEKGLIAQITKGDWLVTDILGFNENKKEIYFTSTKETPLEKHLYRINWANFKMQRMDNAEGVHAGILSSDGNYLYDSYSNANTPRVVNVINTTTLKSNTILTAENTLKNYQRPEIKSVNFKADDGTILYGKMILPTDFDANKKYPAIVYLYNGPHLQLITNTFPASGNLWYEYMAQNGYIIFTMDGRGSANRGLKFEQAVFRNLGTTEMNDQMKGVEYLQSLPYVDSEKMGIHGWSFGGFMTTSFMLRKPDVFKVGVAGGPVIDWSMYEIMYGERYMDTPQENPQGYAKANLLDKVQNLKGKLLMIHGAQDDVVVWQHSVKFIKAAVDNGVQLDYFAYPGHPHNVIGKDRVHLMQKITDYFDQNLKK, via the coding sequence ATGAAATTACATAAGTTTTCTTTATTGATGCTGGTTTTGGGAAGCTCGGCATTTGCTCAGACTCAAAAATTTACGATGGCGGAAGCCGTGAATGGCTTAAGAAGCAACCTTGCAGTAAAAAATATCTCACAATTTTCATGGTCGAATGATGGGAAATCATACATTCAGGCAGTGAAAGGCGGATATTTAATCACAGATATAAAAACTAACAAGCAGGATACGCTGGTGTCTTTATCTCAACTTAACAAATCATTTGCAGGCAATAAATTAAAAGCGGTTCCGCAAATTAAGTTTATCAGCAATTCTAACGGGTATTTCAATTCCAATGATCAGATGGTTTGGCTGGAAAAATCAGGAAATGACTGGAAAGTAAAAAATTCTGTTGCGGTAGACAAAGAAGCTTCCAACCTAAAAATATTTGGAGAGAATGAGACTTTTGCTTTTACGGTAAAGAACAATTTATTTGTGAATAAAAACGGAAAAACAATTGCCGTAACGAATGATTCCAATGAAAACATTTTAAATGGTGCTTCCAATGTTCACAGAAACGAATTTGGAATTGATACGGGAATTTTTCCTGCACCGAATTCTGAAAGTGTAGCTTTCTACAGAATGGATCAAACTATGGTGGCAGATTATCCGATCATCGACTGGTCTGTAACTCCTGCTGTCAATCATAATATTAAATACCCGATGGCGGGGCAGACTTCGCATCAGGTAACATTAGGGGTTTACAATATTAAAACTCAGTCAACCACTTTCTTAAATATTGAAGGAGAAAAAGATCAGTATTTGACGGCAGTTACGTGGAGCCCCGATTCAAAATATATCTTTGTAGGAGTATTGAACAGAGGTCAGAATCATATGAAAATGAACCAGTATGATGCAGCTACAGGAAATTTGGTAAAAACATTATTTGAAGAGACTAGTGATAAGTATGTTGAACCACAACATCCGTTGACGTTCTTCCCGGATTCCAATACAGATTTTATCTGGCAGAGTCAGAGAACGGGATACAATCACTTATTCCACTATAGCTTAGAAAAAGGATTGATTGCTCAGATTACGAAAGGAGACTGGTTGGTAACCGATATTTTAGGTTTTAATGAAAATAAAAAGGAAATCTATTTCACTTCTACGAAAGAAACTCCTTTAGAAAAGCATTTGTACAGAATTAACTGGGCGAATTTTAAAATGCAGAGAATGGATAATGCAGAAGGAGTTCACGCCGGAATTTTAAGCAGCGATGGAAATTACTTGTATGACTCTTACAGCAATGCAAATACGCCAAGAGTTGTGAATGTTATCAATACAACGACATTAAAATCAAATACGATTCTTACTGCGGAAAATACCTTAAAAAACTATCAGAGACCTGAAATCAAAAGTGTAAACTTTAAAGCCGATGACGGAACGATCTTGTACGGAAAGATGATTCTTCCGACAGATTTTGATGCGAATAAAAAATATCCGGCAATCGTTTATTTGTACAACGGACCACACTTACAATTAATTACCAATACATTCCCGGCTTCCGGAAACCTTTGGTATGAATATATGGCTCAAAACGGATACATCATTTTCACGATGGACGGAAGAGGTTCCGCCAACCGAGGACTGAAGTTCGAGCAGGCGGTATTCAGAAACTTAGGAACAACGGAAATGAATGATCAGATGAAAGGAGTAGAATATTTACAGTCTCTTCCTTATGTAGACTCTGAGAAAATGGGAATTCACGGATGGAGCTTCGGAGGATTTATGACGACAAGTTTTATGCTTCGTAAACCTGATGTTTTCAAAGTAGGAGTAGCGGGAGGACCTGTAATCGACTGGAGTATGTACGAAATTATGTACGGAGAAAGATATATGGATACTCCGCAAGAAAATCCGCAGGGATATGCAAAGGCAAATCTTTTGGATAAAGTTCAGAACTTGAAAGGAAAACTATTAATGATTCACGGAGCGCAGGATGATGTAGTAGTTTGGCAGCATTCTGTTAAATTCATTAAAGCTGCAGTAGACAACGGCGTTCAGTTGGATTACTTTGCTTATCCGGGACATCCGCACAATGTAATCGGGAAAGACCGAGTACACCTGATGCAGAAAATCACAGATTATTTTGATCAGAATTTAAAAAAATAA
- a CDS encoding LLM class flavin-dependent oxidoreductase: MELGIGMFGDLSLDQTTGKYRDAGVKIREILDQVKFMDEVGIDVFAMGEHHRPDYAVSSPEIILAAAASITKNIKLASGVTVLSSSEPVKVYEDFSTLDLISDGRAEIFVGRGSFIESFPLYGYSLNDYEQLFDEKLELLLKINSEENVSWSGKLRAPMQNQTVYPRAKNDGKLSIWRAVGGTPQSVLSAAQLGMPLVVAIIGGMPIQFRNLIEFYKQEYKNAGHDIDKMQIAIHSHTFVSDDQNVVDGYFHNYKSQMDRIGASRGWAPYTKMQYDGGRSKDGALFIGSAAEVADKIAYMKEIFGITRFIGHMDVGDPSHDIMMKSIELFGNEVKPLIKNL, translated from the coding sequence ATGGAATTAGGAATAGGAATGTTTGGAGATCTTTCATTAGATCAGACAACCGGAAAATATAGAGATGCAGGAGTGAAAATTCGTGAAATCCTTGATCAGGTAAAATTCATGGATGAGGTGGGAATAGATGTTTTCGCCATGGGAGAGCATCACCGTCCCGATTATGCGGTTTCATCACCGGAAATTATTTTGGCAGCTGCGGCAAGTATTACGAAAAATATAAAATTGGCAAGTGGTGTTACGGTTTTAAGTTCATCCGAGCCAGTGAAGGTTTATGAAGATTTCTCAACCTTGGATTTGATTTCTGATGGTCGTGCTGAAATTTTCGTCGGAAGGGGAAGCTTTATAGAATCTTTCCCTTTATATGGCTATTCTTTGAATGATTATGAGCAGCTATTTGATGAAAAACTAGAATTATTGCTAAAGATCAATTCAGAAGAAAATGTTTCATGGTCAGGGAAGCTACGTGCGCCAATGCAAAATCAAACGGTTTATCCGAGAGCAAAAAATGACGGAAAACTATCGATCTGGAGAGCCGTTGGCGGAACCCCGCAATCGGTTTTGAGTGCTGCACAGTTGGGAATGCCTTTAGTGGTAGCGATTATTGGCGGAATGCCGATTCAGTTTAGAAATTTAATTGAATTTTATAAGCAGGAATATAAAAATGCAGGTCATGATATAGATAAAATGCAGATTGCGATCCACTCACATACTTTTGTGAGCGACGACCAAAACGTGGTAGACGGATATTTCCACAATTATAAATCTCAAATGGACAGAATCGGAGCTTCAAGAGGTTGGGCGCCTTATACAAAAATGCAGTATGACGGAGGAAGAAGCAAAGACGGAGCGTTATTCATTGGAAGTGCTGCAGAAGTAGCAGATAAAATAGCTTACATGAAAGAGATTTTTGGAATTACAAGATTTATCGGTCATATGGATGTGGGAGATCCTTCACACGATATTATGATGAAATCTATCGAATTGTTTGGAAATGAAGTGAAACCGCTCATTAAAAACTTATAA